One Streptomyces umbrinus genomic window, GGCGAGTGGGTTTCAAGCAGGCGCGCAAGGGAATTTCGCGGGGCCGACCTTCTGATGGTGTACGTCACCTACGTAACAGGCGCCCCAAGTGCAACACATGTGCAGCTTGCCCGAATTGGCGAAACCTTCACGCAACGTAGCGTCAAGCGAGCGTTACTGCATGTGAGTTGAGTGCAAAGAATGCGGTCGGTGACCGAGATTTTTCCGAGGAGGATTTGAACTGATCACAAGAACATCACTAGGGTCGGGCGTCGAACCTCTACTCGGGTGATCACTCATTGGGAGTGACGGTGGAGGGGCACCGCCAACCGGTGTTCTCGGTGGGCGGCTGAGGTAATGAAGGAGCTCGCCTCCGTGGCGTCCCACCGTCGACCGAAGCAGCCGAGCCGCACCCGCGTGACCGTGCTCACCACCGCCGCCGCTGCAGCCGTGGCCCTCAGTTCGCAGGCGGCCAACGCCGCGCCCAGCGAGAAGCCGGGCAAGGCCGAGGTCAAGGCCAAGGTCGACAAGCTCTACGAAGAGGTGGAGCGCGCCACCGACAAGGCCAACGGGGCCGAGGAGAAGCAGGAAAAGCTCGAAAAAGAGATCGACACCATCCAGGACCAGGTCGCGCGAGGCCAGGACGAGCTCAACACCATGCGCGACAGCCTCGGTCTGATGGCCAGCTCCCAGTACCGCACGGGCGCGATCGATCCCTCCGTCCAGCTCTTCCTCTCCTCCGACCCGGACGACTACCTCGACAAGGCGTCCACGATCGACCAGCTGAGCGCTCAGCAGGTCGAGGCGCTGAAGAAGGTCCAGGAGAAGCAGCGGACCCTCGCCCAGCAGCGTCAGGAAGCCGCCGGCAAGCTCAAGGACCTCTCCGAGACCCGCAAGACCCTGGGTCAGAAGAAGAAGGAAGTCCAGACCAAGCTCGCCGACGCGCGCAAGCTCCTCAACACCCTGACCGCCAAGGAGCAGGCGGCCCTGACCGCCGCGGACACGCGTGCCAGCCGGGACGCCGGGGACCGCATCGAGCTCGGCAACGAGGTGCCCGCCTCCGAGCGCGGCGCCGCCGCCCTCGCCGCCGCCAAGACCCAGATGGGCAAGCCGTACGTCTCCGGTGGCAGCGGCCCCAACTCGTACGACTGCTCGGGTCTGACGCAGTGGGCGTACGGCCAGGCCGGTGTGTCGATAACCCGGACCACCTACACGCAGCAGAACGACGGCGTGAAGATCGGCCGCGATCAGCTCAAGCCCGGCGACCTGGTCTTCTTCAACAGCCTCGGCCACGTCGGTCTGTACGCGGGCAACGGCGTCATCGTGCACGCCCCGAAGCCGGGTGCCGTCGTCCGCCTCGAGTCGATGAGCACGATCGGCACCTTCCAGTTCGGCGTCCGGGTCTGATCCCCCCTCGGGCCCGGAACCTCTCCGGGCCCGCCGGGAAGTTGATCGCCACGCCGCCCGAACGGGCGAATTCCCGTAACTCCCGCTGACCCCACGCCCCGCTGATGACCTGCGTCTGAGGCGGGGCGTCACGTTGTGTACCCGTATGGGTCTTTGGCCACCGCGTAGTCGCACGGCTACTGTCTGCCGCGTTTCCCCCAACTCC contains:
- a CDS encoding C40 family peptidase; amino-acid sequence: MASHRRPKQPSRTRVTVLTTAAAAAVALSSQAANAAPSEKPGKAEVKAKVDKLYEEVERATDKANGAEEKQEKLEKEIDTIQDQVARGQDELNTMRDSLGLMASSQYRTGAIDPSVQLFLSSDPDDYLDKASTIDQLSAQQVEALKKVQEKQRTLAQQRQEAAGKLKDLSETRKTLGQKKKEVQTKLADARKLLNTLTAKEQAALTAADTRASRDAGDRIELGNEVPASERGAAALAAAKTQMGKPYVSGGSGPNSYDCSGLTQWAYGQAGVSITRTTYTQQNDGVKIGRDQLKPGDLVFFNSLGHVGLYAGNGVIVHAPKPGAVVRLESMSTIGTFQFGVRV